A region of Gemmatimonadota bacterium DNA encodes the following proteins:
- a CDS encoding plasmid stabilization protein yields MSTTVTVRGIDPADKAWLKREARQVGVSMEEFIRHMIREKRAKAEHRASPSEAFKRYFGPENGVELPESGHYAYRKVEFASERET; encoded by the coding sequence ATGAGTACCACTGTCACTGTCCGCGGCATTGATCCGGCGGACAAAGCCTGGCTCAAACGAGAGGCGCGACAAGTCGGCGTGTCTATGGAAGAATTCATCCGTCATATGATCCGCGAGAAGCGTGCAAAGGCTGAGCACCGCGCATCGCCTTCCGAGGCTTTCAAGCGGTATTTCGGGCCCGAAAACGGGGTCGAGCTACCGGAGTCCGGGCACTATGCATACCGTAAGGTCGAGTTCGCAAGTGAGCGTGAGACGTGA